One window of the Chryseotalea sp. WA131a genome contains the following:
- a CDS encoding ABC transporter ATP-binding protein, with amino-acid sequence MEAHNLSIGYRSKTKDNILFEGLDLVLRAGELVCFMGPNGVGKSTLMRTLAGLQLPLSGTLEKVNEKNVALVLTERISAANMTAKELVAFGRYPYLDWRINLSQQDEQIVHGAIEQVHIADLADKKINELSDGQMQMVMIAKALAQQTPYLLLDEPTSHLDLNNRVEIMKLLRQLAHQTKKAILIATHELDLALQMADVIWLATADKKIMAGMPEDLVLSGAFDAVFKLKGFDLKTGKVHHEAHRNISIRLEGIGSTYLWTKNALERNGYAVDDTSTLLIKIDNQRSSWEYNKKLFTKLETLIRQLP; translated from the coding sequence ATGGAAGCGCACAACCTTTCTATCGGCTATCGCAGCAAAACAAAAGACAACATTTTGTTCGAAGGTTTAGATTTGGTGCTGCGGGCAGGTGAATTGGTTTGTTTTATGGGGCCAAATGGGGTTGGAAAATCTACGCTGATGCGCACCTTGGCGGGATTGCAATTGCCCTTGAGCGGAACGCTTGAGAAAGTGAACGAAAAAAATGTGGCGTTGGTATTGACCGAGCGCATTTCGGCCGCTAACATGACAGCCAAGGAATTAGTAGCATTTGGGCGGTACCCCTACCTCGATTGGCGCATTAATCTTTCTCAACAGGATGAACAAATTGTTCATGGGGCAATTGAGCAAGTGCACATTGCAGACTTAGCAGACAAAAAAATCAATGAGCTAAGCGATGGCCAAATGCAAATGGTGATGATAGCAAAAGCCTTGGCACAACAAACTCCCTATTTACTTTTAGACGAACCTACGTCACACCTTGATTTGAACAACCGTGTGGAGATTATGAAGTTGCTTCGTCAATTGGCGCATCAAACAAAAAAGGCCATCTTAATTGCCACACACGAATTGGACCTTGCTTTGCAAATGGCCGATGTAATTTGGCTGGCAACTGCCGACAAAAAAATAATGGCTGGCATGCCGGAAGATTTAGTGCTGAGCGGTGCCTTTGATGCAGTATTTAAATTAAAGGGTTTTGATTTAAAAACGGGTAAAGTGCATCACGAAGCACATCGAAACATATCCATCCGATTGGAAGGCATTGGTTCTACATATCTGTGGACGAAAAATGCATTGGAGCGGAATGGGTATGCGGTGGATGACACTTCTACTTTATTAATCAAAATAGATAACCAGCGATCGAGTTGGGAGTACAATAAAAAATTATTCACCAAACTTGAAACATTGATTAGGCAGTTACCTTAG
- a CDS encoding amidase, protein MIKNSKCSLLFLLVSIASACHAPNKISRKDVVSAQKLIGLQFSKSEIDTMRTYLADNKAGYDSMRKFKVANEVAPAVLFDPKPDNFQFKKRNVISRWDENEINLPSTDEQIAFLKVTELAHLLKAKKISSSRLTQIYLARLKKYGDTLKTVVTITELLALQQAAKADDEISRGNYRGLLHGIPYGIKDLFSVPGYKTTWGAEPYQQQQFNEKAAVVQRLEEAGAVLVAKLTTGALARGDVWFGGKTKNPWDLKQGASGSSAGSASATAAGLVPFAIGTETLGSVLAPSARCGVTGLRPSFGAVSRGGCMTLSWSMDKVGVIARSAQDCALVFSLIKGKNGEAEKDRATADYAFGFEPKKDLKNFKIGYFKKLFDEDTSHYRKIDSVTLQTIRNLGADLKEVELPDSIPYESFDIILRAEAGSFFDELVRSHQERLLSEQDKGSRANSLRQARFISAVEYLQANRFRKVLIEKFNAMIAPYDFIIAPSSGKNISLSTNLTGHPAITIPTGFDKKGRPTSLTLIGNLYDEAPLLEAAYLFQSVSDWDEKHPKMFVKALISK, encoded by the coding sequence ATGATAAAAAATTCTAAATGCTCTTTGCTTTTCCTGCTCGTTTCAATTGCGAGCGCCTGCCACGCCCCAAATAAAATCTCACGCAAAGATGTTGTAAGTGCACAAAAATTGATTGGCTTGCAATTCAGCAAAAGCGAAATTGATACAATGCGCACCTACCTAGCCGACAACAAAGCCGGCTATGATAGCATGCGTAAATTCAAAGTTGCCAACGAGGTAGCCCCCGCGGTGCTGTTTGACCCAAAGCCCGATAACTTTCAATTTAAAAAAAGAAACGTCATCAGTCGTTGGGATGAGAACGAAATAAATTTGCCGTCAACCGATGAACAGATTGCTTTTTTGAAAGTAACCGAATTGGCTCATCTTCTCAAAGCAAAGAAAATTTCCTCCTCGCGCTTAACTCAAATTTACCTAGCGCGACTAAAAAAGTATGGCGATACGTTAAAAACGGTAGTCACCATAACCGAATTACTCGCACTTCAACAAGCCGCAAAAGCTGATGACGAGATTTCGAGAGGAAATTATCGAGGCCTTTTGCACGGCATACCTTATGGAATAAAAGATTTGTTCTCGGTGCCCGGCTATAAAACTACGTGGGGAGCCGAGCCTTATCAACAGCAGCAGTTTAATGAAAAGGCCGCAGTCGTTCAGCGATTGGAAGAAGCCGGTGCGGTGTTGGTCGCCAAGTTAACAACCGGTGCGTTGGCACGAGGTGATGTTTGGTTTGGCGGCAAAACAAAAAACCCGTGGGATTTAAAGCAAGGTGCGAGCGGTTCATCAGCAGGGTCAGCTTCGGCAACGGCAGCCGGCCTTGTTCCTTTTGCCATTGGTACGGAAACGCTAGGCTCGGTGTTGGCTCCCTCTGCGCGCTGTGGGGTTACTGGGTTGCGACCAAGCTTTGGAGCCGTGAGCCGAGGTGGCTGCATGACGCTTTCATGGTCGATGGACAAAGTAGGTGTGATTGCACGATCGGCACAAGATTGTGCGCTCGTGTTTTCATTGATCAAAGGAAAAAATGGCGAGGCAGAAAAGGATCGGGCTACCGCTGACTATGCATTTGGTTTTGAACCGAAAAAGGATTTGAAAAATTTTAAAATTGGGTACTTCAAAAAACTATTTGACGAAGACACTTCTCACTATAGGAAAATAGATTCGGTGACATTACAAACAATTAGAAACCTAGGGGCTGATTTGAAAGAAGTTGAGTTGCCCGACTCGATACCCTACGAATCGTTCGATATTATTTTACGTGCCGAAGCCGGAAGTTTTTTTGATGAGCTGGTGCGCAGCCATCAAGAGAGATTGTTATCAGAGCAAGATAAGGGTTCACGTGCCAACTCCCTTCGCCAAGCACGATTTATTTCAGCGGTAGAGTATTTGCAAGCCAATCGTTTTCGAAAAGTGTTGATCGAGAAGTTTAATGCGATGATTGCACCTTACGACTTCATCATTGCACCCTCTAGCGGAAAGAATATTTCACTTTCCACCAATTTAACAGGCCATCCTGCCATCACAATTCCAACTGGTTTCGATAAAAAAGGTCGTCCAACTTCTTTAACACTGATTGGAAACTTGTATGATGAGGCACCTCTTTTGGAAGCAGCCTATCTTTTTCAGAGCGTTAGTGATTGGGACGAGAAGCACCCGAAAATGTTTGTTAAAGCGCTAATAAGCAAATAG
- a CDS encoding Eco47II family restriction endonuclease → MSYLDWIDDKHLQGAVEHLLLKASEAQLKAQKDFTKNVIDPFSTLFEMAGFDIEYNAWLESEKTRQAQKTLLNHVGEFHQNILGCVKGWTNLTKGNVVDILSEEKKVIGEIKNKYNTISGGKLAELYSSLEKLVMQKASVYKGYTAYYVAIVPKKPQRFNREFTPSDKEKGEKCALNEKIREIDGASFYALVTGDENALENLFDVLPTVIKAVSKNTKQLPEKQKLKEFFKKAFE, encoded by the coding sequence ATGTCTTACTTAGATTGGATTGATGATAAGCATTTGCAAGGAGCTGTAGAGCACCTTTTATTAAAGGCAAGCGAAGCCCAGCTTAAGGCTCAAAAAGACTTTACGAAAAACGTCATTGACCCATTTTCAACTCTGTTTGAAATGGCCGGATTCGACATTGAATACAACGCATGGCTAGAAAGTGAGAAAACCCGCCAAGCCCAAAAAACTTTACTCAATCATGTTGGTGAGTTTCATCAAAATATTTTAGGATGTGTAAAGGGTTGGACTAATCTTACAAAAGGAAATGTGGTGGACATCCTTTCGGAAGAGAAAAAAGTTATTGGTGAAATAAAAAATAAGTACAACACCATTTCAGGCGGCAAGCTCGCAGAGTTGTATTCTTCTTTAGAAAAATTAGTGATGCAGAAAGCGAGCGTCTACAAAGGTTATACAGCCTACTATGTAGCCATTGTTCCTAAAAAGCCCCAACGGTTTAATCGAGAATTTACACCGTCTGATAAAGAGAAAGGAGAGAAATGCGCTTTGAATGAAAAGATTAGAGAAATTGATGGTGCAAGTTTTTATGCATTGGTCACGGGTGATGAAAATGCCTTGGAGAATTTATTTGATGTTTTGCCGACTGTGATTAAAGCGGTTTCAAAAAACACTAAGCAGTTGCCTGAAAAACAAAAACTCAAGGAATTTTTTAAAAAGGCGTTTGAATAA